In Bradyrhizobium symbiodeficiens, the genomic stretch CCGCTCTCGGATCCCGGCGTCACGCTTGACGGGGCTTGGTAAGGTTCGCGCGTTCTGCACGGTTCGACCTCGACGTTGCCATAGTTCAATCCGGGGAAAGGATTCCCCCGGCTTACTTGCTCTGAATCGAGTTCTGCGTTGCCGCGATCTGTCGGTCTGCCGGCTTCTTCTTGCTCTCTGCGGTGACGAAGCGCACGCCCGCCGTGGTGCCGTCGATCCAGACCAGCTCGCAGCGCCGGTAGGCGAGCCCAGTCGAAGACAGCAGCAGGAAGAATTCTTTGGCCTGGAGTACGTCGAGCGTGCCCTCGACCTCGATCTTGGCTCCGCTTTGTGAGATGTCGAGCAGAACGCAGCCGCGGCGCCACGTGCCGTCCGAGCCCATCAGATTGACCGGCTGCTTGTGATCCAACTTCACGCGCGCCGCCTTGCGGCCGTCGAACTTCATCGGCTAGCCCCCGCTTTTGCGCCGCGACTTCCCCGACTGCTCCCCTTGACGCTTGCGGCGATTTCCCCCCACCGCACCGTCCACTGGCTGGTCGACAGAAGCAGCGTCTCGAAAATGAGTTGTGCGCGTTCGCGCTCGGCAAAGGAAAGTCTGGTCCAGCTGCGGTTGCTCAGGATGGCGAGCGTGGTCTGCCAGTTCAGCCGCGAAGCCCGGCAGGCCATGACCAGTCCTTCGCAATCGTCGTCGGTCATGACGTGCTCGACGATCTCGACGGGAGTCCCCGAAAGCACCGACAAGGCCGTGAGCAAATTGGCGGTCTCGCCGCGGATCGCGAAGCGATTGACCGTGGAATCGTTGAGCTTGCCGATGCGGTTGAGCGCGACGATCTCCGGCCGAGCGCTCGCATAGGCGGCCGCACTGGGCAACCGGGGCACAATCGGCGCTGCCGCTTGTGGAGCCGAAACGGAGGGAGCCTTTGTCTCCGCGCGAGCGTTGGGGGCCGGCGAGGCCGACAGCAATTTCTTCAAGACCGGATCTGGCGTGCCTGGTCTCAGCGCCAGAGCCTTTGTGAGTTCGTCATCGCCTGCGCACGTCTCGACGAGTGCGACGTAGGCGGCATCGGAGAATTGTGCACCTGCGTTGCCGATCAGGGCAAGGTGGACGGCTCGGACGCCGCGCCTGATGAGCGTCTCGGTCAATTGCGGCTCGATGCGCGCGCGGGCAGCAATCGCGAGCTGCTGTGGTTCGCCGCTCGAGATCGCGATCGTTTCAAGATCGGACGCGGACAGCGCGAGCGATTTGAGCAGAACGCGGCAGGCGACGTCGGGATCATCGTGCGAGGCAAGGCGTCTCGATGTCTCCGGTGGAGCTGCTTTGAGTTCGGCGAGCGCATCGCCGAGTTGGATCAACGCGCTGGCGTCGAGCCGCTCCATCAACCGCAGCAGGACCCGGTCGACCACATTGGCAAGCAATTGCTGCGGCTGCTCACGGCTGCCGCTGAGCAGCTGCAAAATGCCTTCGAGGATGCGGGCGCAACGGTCCAACGGGCAGGTTGCGACCGCATCCTCCAGCTCGATCAATATATTAGCAGGCGCGTTTGCCATCATGGCAGGGGGCCCGGATGCAATGACTTTGACGATCTAACGCGTTTCATTTCGCCCGAAAGGCGTTAATTTGCTTTTTATGGATTGCGCAGCCGGATACCGAATGACCGGAAAACGCTATCGAAATTTGGCGAGATCCCGCGTCCCTCCTTGTCCTCAGGACTGGACGCTCGTCTCCTGAGGGCACACGCTCAGATCGATTCCCTCGGTCTGACGTAAAACCGAAGGGGGGAGCGAACGGCTCATTGCCGGGCGCGTGTCGTTGCGACGCTGCGCTTCTCGTCGCCATGAACAGCATTGATGATGTGCCCAGCTTGGCACCCAGAATATTTCGCTTTTCAGATGTCGATGAATTTCGAAATGCCATCCGAGGCCTGAACTTCGAGTTTACGCCTTTTGTTCGGAGGATTTCGGCCGAGCAGATCATTCTGTCGATGCCTGGATGCGACGTGAATCTGACGACCGCATTTCCGCGCGTGGTCGACGCCCAGCTTGTCGAGAATTGCACGGCGGTTGGTTTCACGATGGACGACCTCGACGTGCCGATACGCTTCAACGGCTCGCAGCGTATGCGTCCGGCTGTCGTCATCGGCAGCGGCGGCGCGGCCTATACCATCATCGAGGAAGTGCAGCGGCAGATCGCCTCTGTGGTTTTCAGGCCGGAGGTGACCGAGCGCGGCTGGCCGAGACCGACCCAGAGCTTCAAGATTTTCGAAACGAGCGCCGTTGGCATTCATCGGTTGCGCAGTGTGGTTCGCGAGATCCTCGCCGCGGCCTCAGCGCCGGTCGAGGCGTCAGATATTCCGCTCAAGGCGAGAGCAATGAGGGAGTCTCTTCTCGCGGCCGTCGACCACGCGCTGGAAAACGTCGTTTCGGCCCGCTGGACCCTGCGCCCCAACGACGAGCGGAACTTCAGGATATTCAGGGATATCAGCGCTCTCCTGTCCGACGATCTCTCGCAGCCGATCTACAGCGAGGAGATTGCCCGCAAGCTCGGATTGTCCGTCCGCACGATGCACGACGTCGTCCGCCGCTATCGCGGCATGAGCCTGCACCGTTACCTGCGTCTGCGCCGGCTGTGGCTGGTGCGCCAGCGCCTGCTCGCGGGCGCCGGCAGTGTCAAAGCCGTGGCGCTCGCGTTCGGCTTCTGGCATCTCAGCGACTTCTCCCGAAGTTACCGCGACCAGTTTGGCGAGACGCCGTCGCAAACGCTGGAGTGCGGACGCGGGCGATAGTTGGCAAATCGAGTAGGGCGGCCGCCGGTTTCGTGCTACCGTCAGGGGATGGGCAATCGCATCCTCGTTCTCTACGGTTCCTACCGTTCCGACCGCATGGGCATCCGCCTTGCAAATTTCGTCATCAATCGGCTGCGCGAGCGCGGCGACGAGGTGACCTTCATCGACGCCAAGGCGATCGGGCTGCCAATGCTCGACCGCATGTACAAGGAGTATCCGAAGGGCTCGGCGCCCGAGGCGCTGGAGAATCTGGCCGGGCAGATCCGCAGCGCCGACGGCTTCGTCTTCGTCACCGGCGAGTACAATTGGGGCATCCAGCCCGGCCTGAAGAATCTCACCGACCATTTCCTCGAAGAGTGGTTTTGGCGTCCGGCCGCGATCGTGAGCTATTCGGCCGGCCGCCTGTCCGGCGCGCGCGCCGCAACCGCCTGGCACGGCACGCTCTCCGAGATGGGAATGGTGGTGGTGTCGAGCACCATCGGCGTCGGTCCGATCGCGCAGACGCTGTCGGCCGAGGGCGAGCCGACCGGCGACGGCGGCAAGGCCCTGGAGCGCGCGTTCCCGCGCTTTGCCGACGATCTCGCCTGGTGGATCGAAGCCGCCAAGGCGCAGCGGGCGCGCAAGGCGCCGCCTTACTGAACCCGTCTGGCCGGCGACCTCGCAGCGTTGCCGATTGTGAGCCCAGCGGCCTCGCCGATGTTGCGAAGGTAGACCAAAATACCGGGGGCTGCGAAGAATACAGTCAGGATGGCCGCGGCGACCGCGACGGAACGGAGCGGGAAGCCTGCTCCGATCGCTGGTGAGCGCGCTTCTTAAGCGACATGTCCTGCGCGGGTCGGGTCGCACGTCCCTGTTGCGATCCGCCCCTGGTGCCGGAATGCCGTCGCTCGCGTGCCACCAGCTTACCCTCCGAGCGCTGGCGAAGAAAAATCACGAAGGCAAAGAAAGGTAAGGATGGCATCCGCTCAACGGCGGCCATCGACAGAGTGCTCAGCTCTCGCGCCCTATTCAGTGAGGAGCCAACCCACATCTATTCCTTGATTCAGATCAACATCCACTCGCACGGATGTCGTCGGATGGAGTTTCAACTTCGGTAAGGTCTCACCCGGGGAACTCTATCATGAAGATTGCATTGCTCTCGTTGGCAATGATGGTCGGCCAGCCGACGATTTCCGTCAGCGACCGCGTCCCTCACTTCGATGTCGAGGCGCTGTGCAAGGCGACCGTAGCCACCGACAAGGCAATGGGTTTGACTTTGCCGGAGAGCTACGACAACTGCATGCGCGACGAGAATACCGCGCTCAAACAGCTCAACACCGTCTGGCTCCAGAATTCCGACACCCTTCGAAACCAGTGCGAAGGTGAGGCGACTGCCGGCGGCAGTGACAGCTATGTCGACATGCTGACCTGTATGCAAATGGCGGATTGGGCGAAATCGACGGCGGACGCTCCAAAATTGAGGGGCGCGAGCAAGAACCGAAACAAGCTGTGAGACGCCGCCGAGGAGCATTTGCGGCGCCTGACCACTATTCGAATCGACCCTGCTGATCGCCTCCGAACGTCCCTCCTGCGAGCGGGACGAACGTCTGACTCATTTTTGAAGCGTGTCGGCCCTTTCTCAGATGACGGGAGACCTGCGTCATGAAAATCTTTGGCTGCTTGCTCGCAGGCGCGAGTCTTCTTGTCCTTATCATCGGTGCCCCGGTGTCGGCTCAGCAGATGACTGGCGTTTCGGGTGATCCCGGCGCCAGTATCACGATCGACGGCAAGCAGATCCCGCCTCCAGACCCGAAGTTCGGCGGTGTCATCAGGGAGAAGGCCACCGAATCGAAGCCGTGGTGGGCGCCGCGCGTGGTGCCGCCGAAGGGCGCACCCAACGTATTGCTCATTATGACCGATGACCAGGGGTTCGGCGCACCCAGCACATTCGGCGGCGTCATACCTACACCTTCCATGGATCGCATCGCGAAAGCGGGGCTGCGGTTCACGAACTTTCACTCGACGTCACTTTGCTCGCCGACCCGCGCAGCACTCATCACCGGCCGCAACCATCATTCGGTCGGATTCGGCGTGGTCGGCGAAATAGCAACTGGCTTTCCCGGCTACGACTCGATCATTCCCATCGAGAAGGGCACCATCGGCACGATCCTGAAGGCGAACGGCTACGACACCTCGTGGTTCGGCAAGGATCACAACACGCCCTCCTACCAGTCGAGCCAGGCCGGACCCTTCGAGCAATGGCCCAACGGGATGGGCTTCGACTATTTCTACGGTTTCGTCGGCGGAGATGCGAGCCAGTGGCAGCCGAACCTGTTCCGCAACACCACGGCCATCTATCCGTTCGAGGGCAATCCCAAGTGGAATCTGGAGACGGCGATGGCGGACGACGCCATCCAGCACATCAAGCAGCTCAAGGAGGTCGCGCCCGACAAGCCGTTCTTCGTGTACTATGTGCCCGGAGCCACACATGCGCCACATCATCCGACGCCTGAGTGGATCAAGAAGATCAGTGAAATGCACCTGTTCGACGACGGCTGGAATAAGGTGCGTGAGACCATCTTCGCCAACCAGAAGCGCCTGGGCATCATGCCCGACAACGCCAAGCTGACGCCCTGGCCGAAAGACCTGCCACAGTGGGATTCGCTCAGCTTCGACGAGAAGAAGCTCTTCATCAAGCAAGCGGACGTGTATGGCGCTTTCCTGGCTTATGCCGATCATGAAATTGGCCGTGTGATCCAGGCCGTCGAAGATCTCGGCGAGCTCGACAACACCCTGATCATCTATATCGGCGGCGACAACGGTGCGAGCTCCGAAGGTATGATCAACGGCACGCCGAACGAGTTCACCACCTTCAATGGCGTCGCCGTTCCGGTGAAGGACCAGTTTCTCTGGTACCCGTTCTGGGGCTCGGAGCGGACGTTCCCGCACTTCGCGGCGCCCTGGGCATGGGCGATGGACACGCCGTTCAAGTGGGTCAAGCAGGTGCCGTCGCACTTCGGCGGCACGGCCCAGGGCGTCGTCATGTCGTGGCCCGGTCACATCAACGACGCGGGCGGCATCCGGCGCCAATTCCATCACGTGATCGACATCGTTCCGACCATCCTGGAAGCGACCCGAATTCCGCAACCCGAGACAATCAACGGGGTCAAGCAGAGCCCTGTCGAAGGGGTGAGCATGGCGTACACCTGGGACAAGGCGAACGGCAACGCTGCCACCCGGCACGCGACGCAATACTTCGAGATGCTCGGCAACCGCGCGATCTACAAGGACGGCTGGGTGGCGGCCACGACGCCGGCGACGATCCCCTGGGAGCTCAGCACCAAGACGCCTCCGGACGTCATCACCGGCTACAATTGGGAACTCTACAACGTCAACGAGGATCCGACCCAGTTCAACGATCTCGCCAGCCAGCTGCCGGACAAGCTCAAGCAGCTTCAGGACGCCTTCTACGCCGAGGCGAAGAAGTACAACGTGCTGCCGCTCGACAACTCCTCGCTCTCCCGCTGGAACACGCCGCGCCCGAGCCTCACGGCGGGACGCACGGTGTTCAACTATTCGGGCGAACTGACTGGCGTGCCTGCAAGCGCCGCGCCCAGCATCCTCAACAAGTCGTACACCATCACGGCCGAGGTCGACGTGCCCGAGGGCGGCGCGGAGGGCATGATCGTCACCGAAGGCGGACGCTTCGGCGGCTATGGCCTGTTCCTGAGCAAGGGCGACTTCGGCGTGGGCCACGGCAGGGTGGTGTTCCTCTACAACCTGCTCGACCTCAAGCGCACCATGTGGGAAGGCCCCGAGCTTGAATCCGGCAAGCACACCATCGTCTTCGAATTCAAGGCCGATGGTCCTGGCCTGGGCAAGGGAGGGACGGGCGTTCTCTCCGTCGATGGAAAGATCGTAGCCAAGAACTCCCTGGAGCACACCACGCCGATCACGTTTCCGGAGGATGAAACCTTCGATATCGGCCGGGACACCCGGACCGGGGTCGCGCTCTTGGAGTATCGTTACGACTCTCCGTTCAAGTTCACGGGCAAGATCGACAAGCTGACTGTCAAGCTCGAGCCCTTCACGCCGGAGCAGATCGCGGAGGCGGCTGCGCAACGGCAGTAGGACACGCCGACGAGCGGGAGACCTCTGAGCCGCTCTCAGTCAATTGTCAGTGCTGCATCACGATTTGGTCGGAAGGAGCTTGCGATGATCACAAAGAACAACATCGATAGAACGTCTCCCGCAGGAATCCGTATTCCCTCTCGTCCACAACGTTTGGTTCGCCTGGCGATGGCTGCGCAGGTGCTCGCCTGGGCCTTTCCGCCCTCCGGCCTCTGGCCGCAGCGAAGAGGGCGTCTTACGCCGCCCTGACCTCGCCGAGGAAGCGGTCGAACTGTCCGGCGAGGTCGCGCGATTGCGTCGAAAGCTGCTCGGCGGCGCCGAGCACTTCCCTGGCAGCAGCTCCGGTGTCGTCGGCGGCGCGCTGCACGCCTGCGATGTTGGTGTTGACCTCCTGGGTGCCGCGGGCGGCCTCCTGGACGCTGCGGGAGATCTCCTTGGTCGCCGAGCCCTGTTGCTCGATCGCCGCGGCGATCGCGGTGCCGATCTGGTCGATCTCGCCGATGACGTCGGCGACGTTGCGGATCGCGGCCACGGTCTCGTCGCTCGCGGTCTGGATCGCCGTGATCTGCTCGGAGATTTCGGTGGTGGCCTTGGCGGTCTGGCCCGCCAGCGATTTCACCTCGGAGGCGACCACGGCAAAGCCGCGGCCGGCCTCGCCGGCGCGGGCGGCCTCGATGGTCGCGTTCAGCGCGAGCAGGTTGGTCTGCTCGGCTATGCTCTGGATCAGGGTGACGACGTCGCCGATCTTTTGCGCGCCCTCGGCGAGGGTGCGCGCAGTGTCGCCGGTGCGGCGGGCGTTCTCGACGGCGCGGGCCGCGATCTCGGTGGATTGTGCGACCTGACGGCCGATCTCGGAGATCGAGGAGGTCAGCTCTTCGGTGGCGCTGGCGACGGTCTGCACGTTGGTCGAGGTCTGCTCGGAGGCTGTGGCGACGACCGCGGCCTGGCTGTTGGTCTGGGCCGCCGTCGAGGTCATCGACTGTGCCGTGCTTTCCATGGTCGAGGACGCGTTCGACAGGCCGCCGACGAGCTCAGTGACCTTGGCCTCGAACGCGCGGGTGAGTTCGTCGAGCGCCTGCGCGCGGCGCATCTTGCCGTCGTTCTCGGCCTGCTTCTCGGCCGCGAGCCGGTCAGCCCGGATCATGTTGTCCTTGAAGACCTGGACGGCCGCAGCCATCGCCCCAATCTCGTCGGAGCGCTCGGCGCCCGGGATGCTGTCCGCAACCTCGCCCTCGGCGAGCCGCGACATCCGGCTGGTCAGGTTGACGATCGGCGCGCAGACGCGGCGGCGAACCATCACGATGAGGCCGGCGCTCGCGATCAACACGGCAGCAAGGCCGAGCAGCGCGATGGTGAAGCTCATGCGCGCGGCGGAGGACGCGCCGGCAAGGATCTGCTCGGCATTGTCGTAGAATGCGTCACGGACCTCGATGATGGTGCTGAGGCCGCGCTGCGTGGCGGCGTAATAGGTCTCCATGTCGTGTTCGTACTTGCCGCTGATCGCACCGTCCTTGACGAGCTTGAGCTCGCGGCCGAACTCCTCGACATAGATCGAGCTGAACTTCTCCAGCGCGCTAGCGACGTTCGCCGGGGTTGCCGGATTGCCGCGTAATTCCAGCAGCGCCATCACGAGCTGGTCGTTGCGGCCCTGCGAGCGGCCGATGTCGGCCTTCTCGGTGTCGGTCGCCGGCTTCTTGCCGCCGACGAGATTCTTATGAAGGCTGGAGTTGAAACCGCCGACGTCGCGCAGCGTCATGGCGGTGTTGGCGTAGCTGGCCTGCCGGTAGGCGTCGCCGTTGAGGATCGCCATGCGGCGGACCTGCTCGTTGAGCAGCGCGGTCACGCCGCTGTTGAGCACAGCGTTCTCGGCGACGATCTTCTTGGCCGCGTCCTTGCGTGCCTCGGCCGGTCCCGCGAGCGCCTTGTCGATGGCCGCGCGGAGCGCGGTGAATTTCGCATTGATGCCGTCGATGTTGCTGCCGATGGTGTTGCCGTCGTCGAACGATCCGGGCAGCTCCTTGCGCAGGGCATTCATCCTGTCGCGGGCGCCGTCGGTCTGCTTGCGCAGCTTGTCCTGTTCGGCGAGCTGTGCCGGATCGATGGTGGCAGGGCCGTAGAGGATGTTGGTGGAAAAGCCGCGTTCGGGGTTGAGGTAGCGCGGGATGTCGCTGGCCGCGCGGACGATTGCCAGCCGCCCCTGGGCCTCGGTGATCCGCTCCATGGTCTGGTACTTGGTCACGGCGACGTAGACGGCGAGGCCGCCACCGACGGTCGAGAGCGAGACGATGGCGGTGGTCAGGAGCGTTCCGATTTTCATGATCTGTCCGGCAATTGGCGCGGGAGGGGAGAAAGATATTCTCCGGAAATTGACAGACCCGTATTAATCGGGGGTTTACGCTGCCGGGGTCCGCGGGTGCGGGCCTGGCCTAGCGACCAAGGGTAGCAAGGATCTCCAGCGTCACGGCGTCGCGCTCGCCTGCGAAATAGCGGGCGAGCGCCTCGCCGAACACGGGCTCGTTGGACACCGCGCCGAACAGCGTCATCGACGAGCGGAATTTGGCGTCATCCGGGGCGCCGAGGATCGCGTTGATGCTCCGGCCCTGAACCGCGAGCACGAGCCTGGTACATTCGATCAGGCGCGTCCCGAGCAAGGAATGGGCGAGATAGGCCTTAGCCTCCGCGCGGGAGCCGATGGCGTAGCGCTGCGACATGGCGCTGGACCCGAGTCCGGCGACCTGCGGAAAGACAAACCACATCCAGTGAGTCTGCTTCCGGCCCCGGGTCAGCTCCTCCAGAACGTTGCGGTAGACCGGATCCTGGGCCCGGAGAAAGCGCTCTAGATCGAAAAGATCGGTCATTAGATACCTCAAGGTGCCTTGTCGCAACCCTTGCCGGCCGCGATTATGCCTAACTTTTGGCTCCCAATGTGATAGCTGGTATAGAGTCGCCGGGTGGGGGTTGGGCCCCCCGGGGGTCGTTTTGGGGATCTGATGGTTTCCGACCGCGCAAGCGCCGAGAGGCTGTTGCCGCGCCGCCGTATGGGGCGAGCGGAGACGATATTGCTGTCTTTGGCTGCCGTCGCGCTGGCACTGGGGACTGCTGCCTGGGTCGCTGATATCGGCGATACGACCGCACTGGTCACTGCTGCACTGCCGCCGGCCAATAGCCCGTCTTTCGAGGACCGTTTCGCGTCGGCGTCCGGCAATCCGCCGGCCCGCGAGTTCGGCCTGCGGACGATGGAGCGTTCCGCCTTGAGCGCGGTCCAGCTCAAGCTCCGCGACGCCAAGGCGATGCTCGCCCAGAAGCTCCAGGGCGACGATTGGCGCTCGACCCTGACCGATGACGACCGGCACATGGTTGATGAGACCAGGCCCGGTACGCAGCACGCCGACGCGGTGCCCATGCCGCGCTCGCGCCCGGCGCAGGCGGACCTCTCCGCCCAGATCGCGTCGAGCCAAGCGTACGCGGAGACCAACCCCAGGGTCGACAACCGCAACTTGTTCGAAAAATTCACCGACAAGATCAGGCTCGCCTCGCTGACGCCCGGCGACGGCCTGTTCGGCAAGGCGCCGGACCTGGCCGCCCTTGGCTACGATTCGCGGACGGCGGTCTATGACATCAAGGCCAAGGCGCTTTACCTGCCGAGCGGCGTCGCGCTGGAGGCCCATTCCGGCATGGGCGCGCTTATGGACGACCCCGATCATGTCGATCAGCGCATGGTCGGTGCGACTCCGCCCGCGATCTACGACCTGAAGCCGCGCGAGAAGCTGTTCCACGGTGTCCGCGCTTTGCGCCTGACGCCGACCGAGGGCACCAGCGCACTCGGCCGCGTCGGCCTTCTCACCCACAATTACATGCTGGGCCCGCGCGGCGATTCCAACGGCTGCGTCTCGATCAAGGATTATGATCGTTTCCTCAAGGCGTGGGACAATGGCGAGTTCAACCGTCTTGTCGTGGTGCCGAGCCTGAGCGGATCGGCGACCGCCTCGCAGCGCGCCAGCACCGACTCCTGATATTCGCCTGCTGCGGCGGGGCTGCCGTTTCCCCTTCGTTAAGCCGTCATCGTCCAGAAGCAGCCCATGAGTGATCCATCAAGTTCCGAGACCCCGCTGCGCACGACGTTCAAGATCAAGCTGAACGGTGACACGTTGGCGATAGCGACCGTCGGTCAGGCCTATCAATTCCTCACCAACTTCAAGTCGGTCGAATGGATGGAATTCCGCTCCCTGCACGAGGACGCCGTCGAAGCTCTGGAAGGTGCGGCCGGTAACGCGATGCTGGCGGTGCAGGCAACCAACGCCGTGCGCGCGCTGTTCGTCAGCGCCAGGCTGCTCTGAAGCTCGTCTGCTCACGGTCTCGTAGTCCGGGTGGAGCGCGCTGCGTCATGCGGGCTAGCGGCCAGGGGCCTTCTCCTCGCGCATCTTGAACTCCACGACGGGAACGGGCAAACGATCCGCGAAGATCGTCGCTGCAAGCCCATATGTTTGAAATTTAGTTCAGGGAGAGACCCATCATGAAACGCCGTACATTTCTCAAGGGCGGCGCAGTCGCCGGCGCGACGACGCTGGTTGCTGCACCTGCGATCGCGCAGAGCGCGCCCGAGATCAAATGGCGCCTGACCTCGAGCTTCCCGAAGTCGCTCGACACCATCTACGGCACGGCGCAGACCTTCGCGAAATACGTCGCCGAGGCCACCGACAACAAATTCCAGATCCAGACCTTCGGCGCCGGCGAGATCGTTCCGGGCTTGCAGGCGCTCGACGCCGTCAGCACCGCCTCGGTAGAGATGGCGCAGACCCCGCTCTATTTCTACATCGGCAAGGAGCCTGCGCTGGCCTATGCCACCGGCGCCCCGTTCGGCATGAATCATCGCCATCAGGAATCGTGGTGGCACTTCGGCGGCGGCGCCGATCTCACCAACGAAGCGCTCAAGCCGTTCAAGGCGCACGCCATCCTCTGCGGCAATTCCGGCACCCAAATGGGCGGCTGGTTCCGTAAGGAGATCAAGACCGTCGACGATCTCAAGGGCCTCAAATTCCGCATCGCCGGCATGGGCGGCCATGTGCTGGCACGGCTCGGCGTCGTGCCGCAGCAAATCGCGGGCGGCGATATCTATCCGGCGCTGGAGAAGGGCACGATCGACGCGGTCGAGTTCGTCGGCCCCTATGACGACGAGAAGCTCGGCTTCCAGAAGGTCGCCAAATACTATTATTTCCCGGGCTGGTGGGAAGGCGGCGCGATGCTGCACATGATCGTCAACGACGAGAAATGGGCCTCGCTGCCCAAGCAGTACCAGGCGATCGTCAACCAGGCGGGCGCGGCGGCCGGCGCCTGGATGCTCGAGAAGTACGACAGCGTGAATCCGGCGGCGCTGAAACGGCTGATCGCCAACGGCGCGGAGCTGAAGGCGTTCCCGCAGCCGGTGCTGGAGGCCTGCTACAACGCGACCCAGGACCATCTGAACGAACTCGCCGCCAAGAGCGACCTGTTCAAGCGGACCAAGGAAAGCCACGACGCGTATATGAAGGAGCTGCTGTTCTATACGCAGATCGCGGAGAATTTTTACGACAACTAT encodes the following:
- a CDS encoding TRAP transporter substrate-binding protein; this translates as MKRRTFLKGGAVAGATTLVAAPAIAQSAPEIKWRLTSSFPKSLDTIYGTAQTFAKYVAEATDNKFQIQTFGAGEIVPGLQALDAVSTASVEMAQTPLYFYIGKEPALAYATGAPFGMNHRHQESWWHFGGGADLTNEALKPFKAHAILCGNSGTQMGGWFRKEIKTVDDLKGLKFRIAGMGGHVLARLGVVPQQIAGGDIYPALEKGTIDAVEFVGPYDDEKLGFQKVAKYYYFPGWWEGGAMLHMIVNDEKWASLPKQYQAIVNQAGAAAGAWMLEKYDSVNPAALKRLIANGAELKAFPQPVLEACYNATQDHLNELAAKSDLFKRTKESHDAYMKELLFYTQIAENFYDNYLLSKMRNKS